The Coffea arabica cultivar ET-39 chromosome 8e, Coffea Arabica ET-39 HiFi, whole genome shotgun sequence genome window below encodes:
- the LOC113704828 gene encoding tryptophan N-monooxygenase CYP79A68-like — protein MELSSILWSLFSMLIPMLLSSLIRQKKSNPPSPLPPGPKSLPFVGCIFQMLRNRPTFEWMHKIMHEMNTEIACFRLGGIHVIPVTSPEIAREFLKKQDSIFSSRPVCMSAELRSSKYLSAVLSPSGNQQKKMKKIVISSVLSPAKHRWLHGKRIKEADHLVNYILNQCNNSLTGGEVNIRIAARHYCRNVTRRMFFDKRFFGRGTEDGGPGTEEVEHVEALFTILDHLFAFSLSDYVPWMRSFDMDGHEKILSMAVGSVRKHQDPEIDRRIEMWKNGLKKEEEDLLDVLIMLRDGTGRPLLTTEEIKAQIMELMLAAVDNPSNAIEWVLAEMLNQPELLQKATQELDTVVGRDRLVQEFDLPRLKYIKACIKEAFRLHPISPFNVPHVSTQDTIVGGYFIPKGSHVLLSRLGLGRNPRIWEDPLKFKPERHLEDLDELKVDLNNQELHLLSFGIGRRGCPGVQLGSTMSIMLLARLLHSFTWEIPRGLSRIDLTESPLFAIAKPRLAIL, from the exons ATGGAACTTTCCTCAATCTTGTGGAGTCTATTCTCAATGCTCATTCCAATGTTGTTGTCAAGCCTAATTAGACAGAAAAAATCCAACCCTCCTTCCCCTTTACCTCCAGGTCCAAAGTCCTTGCCTTTTGTGGGATGCATTTTCCAAATGCTAAGAAACAGACCAACATTTGAGTGGATGCACAAAATCATGCATGAGATGAACACCGAAATCGCTTGTTTTCGTCTTGGTGGCATTCATGTCATTCCAGTCACTTCTCCTGAAATAGCTCGTGAGTTTCTCAAGAAGCAAGACTCAATTTTCTCCAGCAGGCCTGTTTGCATGTCTGCAGAACTTCGCAGCAGCAAATACCTATCGGCAGTTCTTTCTCCTTCAGGCAATCAacagaagaaaatgaagaaaattgtcATTTCCAGCGTGCTTTCGCCTGCTAAACACCGTTGGCTTCATGGCAAACGCATCAAAGAAGCTGATCATTTAGTTAATTACATACTCAATCAATGCAATAATTCTTTGACCGGTGGCGAAGTGAACATAAGAATTGCTGCAAGGCATTACTGCAGGAATGTCACGCGGAGGATGTTTTTCGACAAAAGATTCTTCGGGAGAGGTACGGAAGATGGAGGACCAGGGACTGAGGAAGTAGAGCATGTTGAAGCACTCTTCACAATTCTTGATCATTTGTTTGCGTTCAGTTTATCAGATTATGTTCCATGGATGAGGAGTTTTGATATGGATGGCCACGAAAAAATCCTTAGCATGGCTGTTGGAAGTGTGAGAAAGCACCAAGATCCTGAAATTGATAGAAGGATTGAAATGTGGAAGAATGGCTTGAAGAAGGAAGAGGAAGACCTTTTGGACGTCCTGATCATGCTTAGAGATGGAACTGGTAGGCCATTGCTGACAACTGAAGAGATCAAAGCACAAATTATG GAACTAATGTTAGCAGCAGTGGATAATCCCTCAAATGCTATCGAGTGGGTGCTAGCAGAGATGCTAAATCAACCCGAATTACTTCAGAAAGCCACACAAGAACTGGACACGGTGGTTGGAAGGGATAGACTGGTTCAGGAATTTGATCTCCCGCGGCTGAAATACATAAAAGCATGTATAAAAGAAGCCTTTCGACTCCACCCCATTTCGCCCTTTAATGTTCCTCACGTATCTACTCAAGACACCATTGTCGGAGGCTACTTCATCCCAAAAGGCAGTCATGTATTGCTAAGTCGTCTTGGACTTGGCCGAAACCCAAGAATTTGGGAGGACCCTCTCAAGTTCAAGCCTGAGCGTCACCTGGAGGATTTGGATGAATTGAAAGTGGATCTCAATAATCAAGAATTACACCTTTTGTCATTCGGCATTGGAAGGCGTGGATGTCCAGGAGTTCAGTTGGGTTCTACAATGTCTATCATGTTGCTAGCTAGGCTTCTTCACAGTTTTACTTGGGAAATTCCTAGAGGTCTTTCACGGATTGACTTAACTGAGTCACCTCTTTTTGCCATTGCTAAACCACGGTTAGCAATTTTATGA